The proteins below come from a single Crossiella sp. CA-258035 genomic window:
- a CDS encoding proline racemase family protein: MRAARYFSAVDSHTEGMPTRVITGGVGVIPGETMAARREHFVQHLDHIRELLVNEPRGHASMSGAILQPPTIDGADWGVLYIEASGCLPMCGHGTIGVATVLVETGMVEVTEPLTRVRLDTPVGLVVAEVEVRAGRASNVTIRNVPAYTDRLDATVEVPGYGKLRYDLGYGGNFYAILPLAQLGIPFERNEKDRILAAGLSIMDAINTTARPVHLLDANINGCKHVQFTAPGRGGGHARNAMAIHPGWFDRSPCGTGTCARMAVLHSRGELEVGADFVNESFIGTRFTGRIVEETTVADRPAIIPAVTGRAWITGMGQYLLDPTDPFPRGFVL, encoded by the coding sequence GTGCGCGCGGCCCGGTACTTCAGCGCGGTCGACTCACACACCGAGGGCATGCCCACCAGGGTGATCACCGGCGGCGTCGGCGTCATCCCCGGCGAGACCATGGCCGCGCGCCGCGAGCACTTCGTGCAACACCTCGACCACATCCGCGAACTGCTGGTCAACGAACCCCGCGGCCACGCCTCGATGAGCGGGGCCATCCTGCAACCGCCCACCATCGACGGGGCCGACTGGGGAGTGCTCTACATCGAGGCCTCCGGCTGCCTGCCCATGTGCGGGCACGGCACCATCGGCGTGGCCACCGTGCTGGTGGAGACCGGCATGGTCGAGGTCACCGAACCCCTGACCAGGGTGCGCCTGGACACCCCGGTCGGTTTGGTCGTCGCCGAGGTGGAGGTGCGGGCCGGGCGGGCGAGCAACGTCACCATCCGCAACGTGCCCGCCTACACCGACCGCCTGGACGCCACCGTGGAGGTCCCCGGCTACGGCAAGCTCCGCTACGACCTGGGCTACGGCGGCAACTTCTACGCCATCCTGCCGCTGGCGCAGCTCGGCATCCCGTTCGAGCGCAACGAGAAGGACCGCATCCTGGCCGCCGGACTGTCCATCATGGACGCCATCAACACCACCGCCCGCCCGGTGCACCTCCTCGACGCGAACATCAACGGCTGCAAGCACGTCCAGTTCACCGCGCCCGGCCGCGGCGGCGGGCACGCCCGCAACGCGATGGCCATCCACCCCGGCTGGTTCGACCGATCCCCCTGCGGCACCGGAACATGCGCGCGGATGGCGGTGCTGCACAGCAGGGGCGAGCTCGAGGTCGGCGCGGACTTCGTCAACGAGTCCTTCATCGGCACCCGCTTCACCGGGCGGATCGTCGAGGAGACCACCGTGGCCGACCGGCCCGCGATCATCCCCGCCGTCACCGGACGGGCCTGGATCACCGGCATGGGCCAGTACCTGCTCGACCCGACCGATCCGTTCCCGAGGGGGTTCGTGCTGTGA
- a CDS encoding aldehyde dehydrogenase family protein: MSTIVSTSPQRPGDIVLETAALDRAAVEATVAKARQAGRDWEDAGPAARSAALTAAVTEFEREAEALAALIVREVGKPKQEAVAEVARSIAILRYYAQQAYDPAGETYPTGGGLAFTTRRARGVAGLVTPWNFPLAIPVWKLAPALAAGNGVVVKPAPEATAVAQHIATLLDRVLPAGLFAVTPGGAETGSALLDAVDVVSFTGSTTVGRIIAAAAAQRGIPVQAEMGGLSATIVLPDADLDRAAADVARAAMGYAGQKCTATKRIFVVGDPGPFTERLAAAVSGLRLADPADSPDLGPVITEGARKQVRTAAAAAEAAGGRLLTTPYLDAADGWYVRPVVVDRLAPDAPLFHQEVFGPIAALAGVASVDEAFERANGTQFGLVTSVYTADLGAALTAVRRSESGMVKVNLPTNGVDFHLPFGGEKHSGYGEKEQGKAAVRFYTRERTVQVQV, encoded by the coding sequence GTGAGCACCATCGTCTCCACCAGTCCGCAGCGGCCCGGCGACATCGTGCTGGAGACCGCCGCCCTGGACCGGGCCGCCGTCGAGGCCACCGTGGCCAAGGCCCGCCAGGCCGGACGGGACTGGGAGGACGCCGGTCCCGCCGCCCGCTCGGCCGCGCTGACCGCGGCCGTCACCGAGTTCGAGCGGGAGGCCGAAGCGCTGGCCGCGCTGATCGTGCGCGAGGTCGGCAAACCGAAGCAGGAAGCCGTCGCCGAGGTCGCCAGGTCCATCGCGATCCTGCGCTACTACGCCCAGCAGGCCTACGACCCGGCAGGCGAGACCTACCCGACCGGCGGCGGCCTGGCCTTCACCACCCGCCGCGCCCGCGGCGTGGCCGGACTGGTCACCCCGTGGAACTTCCCCCTGGCCATCCCGGTGTGGAAGCTCGCCCCCGCGCTGGCCGCGGGCAACGGGGTGGTGGTCAAGCCCGCGCCGGAGGCCACCGCGGTCGCCCAGCACATCGCCACCTTGCTCGACCGGGTGCTGCCCGCCGGACTGTTCGCCGTCACCCCCGGCGGCGCGGAAACCGGGTCGGCGCTGCTGGACGCGGTGGACGTGGTGTCCTTCACCGGCTCCACCACGGTCGGCCGGATCATCGCCGCGGCCGCCGCCCAGCGCGGCATCCCGGTGCAGGCCGAGATGGGTGGACTGTCCGCGACCATCGTGCTGCCGGATGCCGACCTGGACCGCGCCGCGGCCGACGTGGCCCGCGCCGCCATGGGCTACGCCGGGCAGAAGTGCACCGCCACCAAACGGATCTTCGTCGTCGGCGACCCCGGCCCGTTCACCGAACGCCTGGCAGCCGCGGTCAGCGGGCTGCGCCTGGCTGATCCCGCCGACAGCCCCGACCTCGGGCCGGTGATCACCGAGGGCGCGCGCAAGCAGGTGCGCACCGCCGCCGCGGCCGCCGAAGCCGCCGGTGGACGGCTGCTCACCACGCCGTACCTGGACGCCGCCGACGGCTGGTACGTGCGCCCGGTGGTGGTGGACCGGCTCGCCCCGGACGCGCCGCTGTTCCACCAGGAGGTCTTCGGCCCCATCGCCGCGCTGGCCGGGGTGGCGAGCGTCGACGAGGCGTTCGAGCGGGCCAACGGCACCCAGTTCGGCCTGGTCACCTCGGTCTACACCGCCGACCTCGGCGCGGCGCTGACCGCGGTGCGGCGCAGCGAGTCCGGCATGGTCAAGGTCAACCTGCCGACCAACGGCGTGGACTTCCACCTGCCCTTCGGCGGGGAGAAGCACTCCGGCTACGGCGAGAAGGAGCAGGGCAAGGCGGCCGTCCGATTCTACACCAGGGAACGTACTGTGCAGGTACAGGTGTGA
- a CDS encoding tetratricopeptide repeat protein — protein MHGGIQLSGDRSSPPPPRQLPLRPNRFVNRAADLRQLDRLLHEPDRRVGASPVAGLSAVAGAPGVGKTALALHWAHRVRDRFRDGDLYVDLQGYGPGAPITAAQALERFLRALGTSPDSIPDDLEDRAALFRSTLDEKHVLLVIDNASDSMQVRHLIPASAHCFTIVTSRSALPGLVTREGAARMTLDVLSPAESVDLLAEFITPEAMTSAPAAAFRLAEFCGYLPLTLRIVGERASSRPRTSLEELLAELVAEKHRLDALASAEDELSDTRAVFSWSYRALDAELRRAFRLISLHHGPDISIDAAAALIGADVATARRWLRSLTGVHLVQEPFNDRFRVHDLLQAYAGERASIEDSQHDRVQAIRRVLLWYLLIADQGRQAILPHSAAVPLPPSPGIELRISFDSGATAISWFEKERTNILSALHQATEFGQFDLAWKLAAIGSGFFELRSYWGDWETTMKTGLRAARALGDPLGEAVSLLLLADAHWQVGRLAEAAASYQQAARIAYDISAGWIEGFATRGLGLLLQESGQPDGAREMFSKALRIFERDGHQRGAGMSLLSLGKCAAANDLVQAVRFHTRALTIFQDIGDRWTIAWGKLALGRTLRQDRRPLEAVTHLHQAAEVFADFADHRCAADALVELGDAWHDSARPAEADRCWARAADILQSLDDPRHRDIRQRLSRSDTEGE, from the coding sequence GTGCACGGCGGGATCCAACTGTCGGGTGACCGAAGCTCACCGCCGCCACCGCGCCAGTTGCCGTTGCGCCCCAACAGATTCGTCAATCGGGCAGCCGATCTCCGCCAGCTCGACCGCCTCCTCCACGAACCGGACCGGCGGGTCGGCGCCAGTCCGGTCGCGGGCCTGTCGGCGGTGGCGGGCGCTCCCGGAGTAGGCAAGACCGCGCTGGCCTTGCACTGGGCCCACCGCGTACGGGACCGGTTCCGCGACGGTGACCTCTACGTCGATCTGCAGGGTTACGGCCCAGGCGCGCCGATCACCGCGGCCCAGGCGTTGGAGAGATTCCTGCGCGCCCTCGGCACCTCTCCGGACAGCATTCCGGATGACCTGGAAGACCGCGCCGCGCTTTTCCGGTCGACACTGGATGAGAAACACGTCCTGCTCGTCATCGACAACGCGTCGGATTCCATGCAGGTTCGTCATCTGATACCGGCATCCGCCCACTGTTTCACCATAGTGACCAGTCGCAGCGCATTGCCCGGCCTGGTGACGAGAGAAGGAGCAGCCCGAATGACTCTGGATGTTCTTTCCCCGGCGGAGTCAGTCGATCTGCTCGCGGAGTTCATCACCCCCGAAGCGATGACCTCCGCACCGGCCGCGGCATTCCGGCTGGCCGAGTTCTGCGGCTACCTACCGCTGACCCTCCGGATAGTGGGGGAACGGGCCTCCAGCAGGCCACGAACCTCACTCGAGGAACTGCTCGCCGAACTCGTCGCCGAGAAGCACCGGCTGGACGCGCTCGCCTCGGCCGAGGACGAGCTCAGCGACACCCGCGCGGTCTTCTCCTGGTCGTACCGGGCACTGGACGCAGAGCTTCGGCGCGCGTTCCGCCTCATCAGCCTGCACCATGGACCGGACATCAGCATCGACGCCGCCGCCGCACTGATCGGCGCCGATGTGGCCACGGCGAGGCGGTGGCTCCGGTCGCTCACCGGAGTCCACCTGGTGCAGGAACCGTTCAACGACCGTTTTCGCGTGCACGACCTGCTGCAGGCTTACGCCGGTGAGCGGGCCAGCATCGAGGACAGCCAGCACGACCGCGTGCAGGCGATCCGGCGGGTGCTCCTCTGGTATCTCCTGATCGCCGATCAGGGCCGGCAGGCGATCCTGCCGCATTCGGCCGCGGTGCCACTGCCACCGTCACCCGGAATTGAGCTGCGGATCAGTTTCGACAGCGGCGCCACCGCGATCTCCTGGTTTGAGAAGGAACGCACCAACATCCTCTCCGCCCTGCACCAGGCCACCGAGTTCGGCCAGTTCGACCTGGCCTGGAAGCTGGCGGCCATCGGCAGCGGCTTCTTCGAGCTGCGCTCCTACTGGGGGGACTGGGAGACCACCATGAAAACCGGTCTGCGTGCGGCCCGCGCGCTGGGTGATCCCCTGGGTGAGGCGGTGAGCCTGTTGCTCCTGGCCGATGCGCACTGGCAGGTGGGCCGGCTGGCAGAGGCGGCCGCGAGCTACCAGCAGGCTGCCCGCATCGCCTATGACATCTCGGCGGGTTGGATCGAGGGCTTCGCCACCCGCGGGCTCGGCCTGCTGCTCCAGGAGTCCGGCCAGCCCGACGGTGCCCGGGAGATGTTCAGCAAGGCACTGCGCATATTCGAGCGCGACGGCCACCAGCGCGGCGCCGGAATGTCGCTGCTGAGCCTCGGAAAGTGCGCCGCCGCGAACGACCTCGTCCAGGCCGTGCGGTTCCACACCCGCGCGTTGACGATTTTTCAGGACATTGGCGACCGGTGGACTATCGCGTGGGGCAAACTCGCCCTGGGACGGACACTGCGCCAGGACCGGCGCCCGCTGGAGGCGGTCACCCATCTTCACCAGGCAGCGGAGGTTTTCGCTGATTTCGCGGATCATCGCTGCGCGGCCGACGCCCTGGTCGAACTGGGCGACGCCTGGCACGATTCGGCCCGACCGGCTGAGGCCGACCGGTGCTGGGCACGGGCCGCGGACATCCTCCAATCTCTGGACGATCCCCGGCACCGGGACATTCGGCAACGGCTGTCGCGGTCTGACACCGAGGGCGAGTAG
- a CDS encoding aminopeptidase P family protein → MASQNEAAEPARSEPIRPIDAAGFRSVIGGGWGPADRAVRVPEGLAKASAAHRARLSAALPGKRIAVAAGRAPVRANDTDYDFRADSDFVWLTGCQAEGAVLVMTPAGDGHDAVLHLRQPARSEETDFFASARDGELWIGPIPGLPEWSEALEIPVKPIEDLPYALRGSIPAVLTTAGVEPLLDALAPGSPSLTQTLRRTLSELRRIKDEWEIGQLQQAIDATVLGFADVARELPYAISRGGERWLQGTFDRRGRTEGNGVGYASILAAGSHAPVLHWVRCDGPVPEDCALLMDAGVEVRTLYTADVTRTFPVSGTFSEPQRRVYDLVYKSHVAAMAEVKPGAPYKAFHDKALEVLATGLHEWGLLKVSVDEAMAENGQHHRRYVIHGIGHYLGLDVHDCASASPKAYHRGDLEAGMTLTVEPGLYFHPNDETVPPELRGIGVRIEDDLLVTETGNEVLSKALPITADGIEQWVQSHLPR, encoded by the coding sequence GTGGCGAGCCAGAACGAGGCGGCCGAACCCGCCAGGAGCGAACCCATCCGGCCCATCGACGCGGCCGGGTTCCGCTCGGTCATCGGCGGCGGCTGGGGCCCCGCGGACCGCGCGGTCCGGGTGCCCGAGGGGCTGGCCAAGGCATCGGCGGCGCACCGCGCGCGCCTGTCGGCGGCGTTGCCCGGCAAGCGGATCGCGGTGGCGGCCGGTCGCGCGCCGGTGCGCGCCAACGACACCGACTACGACTTCCGCGCCGACAGCGACTTCGTCTGGCTCACCGGCTGCCAGGCCGAGGGCGCGGTGCTGGTGATGACCCCGGCCGGGGACGGCCACGACGCCGTGCTGCACCTGCGCCAGCCCGCCCGCAGCGAGGAGACCGACTTCTTCGCCAGCGCCCGCGACGGGGAGCTCTGGATCGGCCCCATCCCGGGCCTGCCGGAGTGGTCGGAGGCGCTGGAGATCCCGGTCAAGCCGATCGAGGACCTGCCCTACGCGCTGCGCGGCAGCATCCCCGCCGTGCTCACCACCGCCGGAGTCGAACCGCTGCTGGACGCGCTGGCCCCGGGCAGCCCCAGCCTGACCCAAACCCTGCGCCGCACCCTGTCCGAACTGCGCCGGATCAAGGACGAGTGGGAGATCGGCCAGCTCCAGCAGGCCATCGACGCCACCGTGCTCGGCTTCGCCGACGTGGCCCGCGAACTGCCCTACGCGATCAGCCGCGGCGGCGAGCGCTGGCTGCAGGGCACCTTCGACCGGCGCGGCCGCACCGAGGGCAACGGCGTCGGCTACGCCTCCATCCTGGCCGCCGGCTCGCACGCCCCGGTGCTGCACTGGGTGCGCTGCGACGGCCCGGTGCCGGAGGACTGCGCGCTGCTGATGGACGCCGGGGTCGAGGTGCGCACCCTCTACACCGCCGACGTCACTCGCACCTTCCCGGTGTCGGGCACCTTCAGCGAACCGCAGCGACGGGTCTACGACCTCGTGTACAAGTCGCACGTGGCGGCGATGGCGGAGGTCAAGCCGGGCGCGCCGTACAAGGCATTCCACGACAAGGCGCTGGAGGTGCTGGCCACCGGGCTGCACGAGTGGGGCCTGCTGAAGGTCTCGGTGGATGAGGCCATGGCGGAGAACGGCCAGCACCACCGCCGCTACGTCATCCACGGCATCGGCCACTACCTCGGCCTGGACGTGCACGACTGCGCCTCCGCCAGCCCCAAGGCCTACCACCGGGGCGACCTGGAAGCCGGGATGACGCTGACCGTGGAGCCCGGCCTGTACTTCCACCCCAACGACGAGACCGTGCCGCCGGAGCTGCGCGGCATCGGCGTGCGCATCGAGGACGACCTGCTGGTCACCGAGACCGGCAACGAGGTGCTGTCCAAGGCGCTGCCGATCACCGCCGACGGCATCGAGCAGTGGGTCCAGTCGCACCTGCCGCGCTGA
- a CDS encoding dihydrodipicolinate synthase family protein — MSTEKLDGVIVATALPYAEDPAAPAGLRPDLDRYAEHCRWLVANGCRGVGPNGSLGEYSSLTDAERRAVARTAIEAVGDNGIVVVGVHGAGAHQARHWAELAAEDGAHGVLCLPPTMYRANPGEVLHHFAEVAKAGLPIMVYNNPIDTKVDLTPALLAEIAQIEHVVAVKEFSGDVRRVLEIREQAPELTVVAGADDVVLESLLMGATGWFAGFPNVFPAESARLYQLATQGKLAEARALYEPLVAAFRWDSRTEFVQAIKYGMDHVGRYGGPCRPPRGPLAPAQLDRLRADMDRAVDSLRAG; from the coding sequence TTGAGCACGGAGAAGCTGGACGGCGTGATCGTGGCGACCGCGTTGCCCTACGCCGAGGACCCCGCCGCGCCCGCCGGACTGCGGCCCGACCTGGACCGCTACGCCGAGCACTGCCGCTGGCTGGTGGCCAACGGCTGCCGCGGCGTCGGACCCAACGGCTCGCTCGGCGAGTACTCCTCGCTCACCGACGCCGAACGCCGCGCGGTGGCCCGCACCGCCATCGAGGCGGTGGGGGACAACGGGATCGTCGTGGTCGGCGTGCACGGCGCGGGCGCGCACCAGGCCCGGCACTGGGCCGAGCTGGCGGCCGAGGACGGAGCGCACGGCGTGTTGTGCCTGCCGCCGACGATGTACCGGGCCAACCCCGGCGAGGTGCTGCACCACTTCGCCGAGGTGGCCAAGGCCGGACTGCCGATCATGGTCTACAACAACCCGATCGACACCAAGGTCGACCTCACCCCCGCGCTGCTCGCCGAGATCGCCCAGATCGAGCACGTGGTGGCGGTCAAGGAGTTCTCCGGCGACGTGCGGCGGGTGCTGGAGATCAGGGAACAGGCGCCGGAGCTGACCGTGGTGGCCGGGGCCGACGACGTGGTGCTGGAAAGCCTGTTGATGGGCGCCACCGGGTGGTTCGCCGGGTTCCCCAACGTCTTCCCCGCCGAGTCCGCCCGGCTCTACCAGCTTGCCACCCAAGGGAAACTGGCCGAGGCCAGGGCGCTGTACGAGCCGCTGGTGGCCGCCTTCCGGTGGGACTCGCGCACCGAGTTCGTGCAGGCCATCAAGTACGGCATGGACCACGTCGGCCGCTACGGCGGACCCTGCCGCCCGCCCCGCGGACCGCTCGCCCCCGCCCAGCTGGACCGGTTGCGCGCGGACATGGACCGGGCCGTCGACTCGCTGCGGGCGGGCTGA
- a CDS encoding ABC-F family ATP-binding cassette domain-containing protein, with protein sequence MSATLVAKGLAAGHGDRVLFSGLDLVVAPGDVVGLVGVNGAGKSTLLRTLGGLLTAEEGSIRLNPPSAVVGHLPQEPERRAGESVRDFLARRTGVAAAQAAMDTATEALTAGAEGSDDAYADSLERWLALGGADLDERMGEVVADLGLTVRLDAPMTGLSGGQAARGGLASLLLSRYDIFLLDEPTNDLDLDGLDRLEAFVTGLRAGTVLVSHDREFLARTVNRVVELDLVQQQIRSYGGGYTAYLAEREVARRHAREQYEDYADTRSALEARARTQRSWMEKGVKNARRKAGDNDKQGRKFRSESTEKQASKARQTERLIERLDVVEEPRKEWELRMEIAAAPRAGAVVATLRAAVVQRGGFTLGPVDLQIDWADRVAITGANGAGKSTLLAALLGRAELASGQAALGPGVVIGEVDQARGLFLGNQPLVEAFQEAVPDQTPAEVRTLLAKFGLTAVHVMRPAATLSPGERTRAALALLQARGVNLLVLDEPTNHLDLPAIEQLEQALATYPGTLLLVTHDRRMLDTVATSRQLHVEDGKVTDR encoded by the coding sequence ATGAGCGCCACACTCGTCGCCAAGGGTCTCGCCGCAGGGCATGGGGACCGTGTTCTGTTCTCCGGGCTGGACCTGGTGGTCGCGCCGGGTGACGTGGTCGGGCTGGTCGGGGTGAACGGGGCGGGCAAGTCGACCCTGCTGCGCACCCTCGGCGGCCTGCTCACCGCCGAGGAGGGCTCGATCCGGCTCAACCCGCCCTCGGCGGTGGTCGGTCACCTGCCGCAGGAGCCGGAACGCCGTGCCGGGGAGTCGGTGCGGGACTTCCTGGCCCGCCGCACCGGGGTCGCCGCGGCGCAGGCGGCCATGGACACCGCCACCGAGGCGCTGACCGCGGGGGCCGAGGGCTCCGACGACGCCTACGCCGACAGCCTGGAGCGGTGGCTGGCCCTGGGCGGGGCGGACCTGGACGAGCGGATGGGCGAGGTGGTCGCCGATCTGGGGCTGACCGTGCGCCTGGACGCGCCGATGACCGGCCTGTCCGGCGGGCAGGCGGCCAGGGGCGGGCTGGCCTCGCTGCTGCTGAGCCGTTACGACATCTTCCTGCTGGATGAGCCCACCAACGACCTGGACCTGGACGGCCTGGACCGCCTGGAGGCCTTCGTCACCGGGCTGCGCGCCGGCACGGTGCTGGTCAGCCACGACCGCGAGTTCCTGGCCCGCACGGTCAACCGGGTGGTCGAGCTGGACCTGGTCCAGCAGCAGATCCGCTCCTACGGCGGCGGCTACACCGCCTACCTGGCCGAGCGGGAGGTGGCCCGGCGGCACGCCCGCGAGCAGTACGAGGACTACGCCGACACCCGCTCCGCCCTGGAGGCCCGCGCCCGCACGCAGCGGTCCTGGATGGAGAAGGGCGTCAAGAACGCGCGCCGCAAGGCCGGGGACAACGACAAGCAGGGCCGCAAGTTCCGCAGCGAGTCCACCGAGAAGCAGGCGTCCAAGGCGCGGCAGACCGAGCGGCTGATCGAGCGCCTGGACGTGGTGGAGGAGCCGCGCAAGGAGTGGGAGCTGCGGATGGAGATCGCCGCCGCGCCCCGCGCCGGCGCGGTGGTGGCCACCCTGCGGGCGGCGGTGGTCCAGCGTGGTGGGTTCACGCTGGGGCCGGTGGACTTGCAGATCGACTGGGCGGACCGGGTGGCGATCACCGGCGCGAACGGGGCCGGGAAGTCCACCCTGCTGGCCGCGCTGCTGGGCCGCGCCGAGCTGGCCTCCGGTCAGGCCGCGCTCGGGCCGGGGGTGGTGATCGGCGAGGTCGACCAGGCCCGCGGCCTGTTCCTCGGCAACCAGCCCCTGGTGGAGGCCTTCCAGGAGGCGGTGCCGGACCAGACACCAGCCGAGGTGCGCACGCTGCTGGCCAAGTTCGGGCTGACCGCGGTGCACGTGATGCGCCCGGCCGCGACCCTGTCCCCCGGTGAGCGCACCAGGGCCGCGCTCGCCCTGTTGCAGGCCCGCGGGGTGAACCTGCTGGTCCTGGACGAGCCGACCAACCACCTGGACCTGCCCGCGATCGAACAGCTGGAACAGGCCCTGGCGACCTATCCGGGCACGTTGCTGCTGGTCACGCACGACCGGCGGATGCTGGACACGGTGGCCACCTCCCGGCAGCTGCACGTCGAGGACGGCAAGGTCACCGACCGCTGA
- a CDS encoding NmrA family NAD(P)-binding protein, whose product MINDNGIVVVAGATGNIGGRVVAELLRRGHRVRGLTRNPERARLPEGAEVAVGDLADPASLGPALAGASALFLLTFDAATGAPLRSGPELAKVVAEAGVRRVTTLWGGETGPVEQAIADAGLAQTTLQAMEFMSNTMTWAESVRAEGVVREAFPEMRSALIHDQDIAEVAARTLTEDGHAGRDYVLTGSEVFTYAERVRVLGAGIGRDLRFIELTEEQARERMRQAGYSSEAVDHVVGWHADPPREGYTVDPTVERLLGRPARTFAQWVAEHADAFR is encoded by the coding sequence ATGATCAATGACAACGGAATCGTGGTGGTGGCCGGGGCGACCGGGAACATCGGCGGCAGGGTGGTCGCCGAGCTGCTCCGGCGCGGCCACCGGGTGCGCGGCCTGACCAGGAACCCGGAACGGGCCAGGCTGCCGGAAGGGGCGGAGGTGGCCGTCGGCGACCTGGCCGACCCGGCGAGTCTCGGTCCCGCGCTGGCCGGGGCGAGCGCGCTGTTCCTGCTCACCTTCGACGCGGCCACCGGCGCCCCGCTGCGCAGCGGCCCCGAGCTGGCCAAGGTGGTCGCCGAGGCCGGGGTGCGCCGGGTGACCACGCTGTGGGGCGGTGAGACCGGGCCGGTGGAACAGGCGATCGCCGACGCCGGACTGGCCCAGACCACGCTGCAGGCGATGGAGTTCATGTCCAACACGATGACCTGGGCCGAGTCGGTCCGCGCCGAGGGCGTGGTGCGCGAGGCGTTCCCCGAGATGCGCAGCGCGCTGATCCACGACCAGGACATCGCCGAGGTGGCCGCGCGCACGCTCACCGAGGACGGGCACGCCGGCCGCGACTACGTGCTCACCGGGTCCGAGGTGTTCACCTACGCGGAGCGGGTCCGGGTGCTCGGCGCCGGTATCGGCCGGGACCTCCGGTTCATCGAGCTGACCGAGGAGCAGGCCAGGGAGCGGATGCGGCAGGCGGGTTACTCGTCCGAGGCCGTCGACCACGTCGTCGGCTGGCACGCCGACCCGCCGCGGGAGGGCTACACGGTGGACCCGACCGTCGAGCGGCTGCTCGGGCGGCCCGCGCGCACCTTCGCGCAGTGGGTCGCCGAGCACGCGGACGCCTTCCGCTGA
- a CDS encoding DUF6879 family protein, which produces MTERPTFDELFAGCARSAVHLEMRDVYTPDDSAYLAWRNGVRIDPVNHFRDWYDLIVATVARGVEVRRARIVSEPITDFIRHEYEVTPVLNIPAGEKVRWLPRARRDPTVG; this is translated from the coding sequence GTGACGGAACGACCGACCTTTGACGAGCTTTTCGCCGGGTGCGCCAGATCGGCCGTGCACCTGGAAATGCGAGACGTCTACACACCGGATGACAGCGCGTACCTCGCCTGGCGGAACGGTGTGCGGATCGACCCCGTGAACCACTTCCGGGACTGGTACGACCTGATAGTCGCCACGGTGGCCCGCGGCGTCGAGGTCCGCCGGGCGCGAATCGTGTCCGAACCCATCACCGACTTCATACGCCACGAGTACGAAGTGACTCCGGTGCTGAACATACCCGCGGGGGAGAAGGTTCGTTGGCTACCCCGTGCACGGCGGGATCCAACTGTCGGGTGA